One part of the Pseudoliparis swirei isolate HS2019 ecotype Mariana Trench chromosome 6, NWPU_hadal_v1, whole genome shotgun sequence genome encodes these proteins:
- the mapk12a gene encoding mitogen-activated protein kinase 12 isoform X2, whose amino-acid sequence MVPREPNKRTNSAVDSRTGTKVAIKKLYRPFQSELFAKRAYRELRLLKHMKHENVIGLFDVFTADLSLDRFHDFYLVMPFMGTDLGKVMKLQRLSEEKIQYLVYQMLKGLKYIHSAGIIHRDLKPGNLAINQDCELKILDFGLARQADIEMTGYVVTRWYRAPEVILSWMHYTQTVDIWSVGCIMAEMLQGKPIFKGSDHLNQLTEIMKITGTPTQEFASKLESDDAKGYVKSLQKVEKKDLQNVFPTTNPQAVSVLERMLLLDPESRVTAAEALAMPYFSEFREPEEETAAQPYDNSSDNADQSLDLWKRHTFTEILTFKPVVPDSKETAL is encoded by the exons ATGGTGCCGCGCGAGccgaacaaaagaacaaa CTCGGCGGTGGACTCCAGGACAGGAACCAAAGTGGCGATCAAGAAGCTGTACAGACCTTTCCAGTCGGAGCTCTTCGCCAAGCGGGCCTACAGGGAGCTGAGGCTGCTCaagcacatgaaacatgaaaac GTGATTGGCCTCTTTGATGTTTTCACTGCTGACCTCTCTCTGGATAGATTCCATGATTT TTATCTGGTGATGCCATTCATGGGGACGGATCTGGGGAAGGTGATGAAGCTGCAGCGGCTGTCTGAAGAGAAGATTCAGTATTTAGTTTATCAGATGCTCAAAGGGCTCAAG TATATACATTCTGCAGGAATAATTCACAGG GACCTCAAACCAGGAAATCTTGCCATCAACCAAGACTGTGAGCTCAAG ATCTTGGACTTTGGTTTGGCGCGGCAAGCAGACATCGAGATGACCGGGTATGTGGTGACCCGCTGGTACAGAGCCCCGGAGGTCATCCTGAGCTGGATGCACTACACGCAGACGG TGGACATTTGGTCTGTGGGCTGCATCATGGCAGAGATGCTGCAAGGAAAACCCATTTTTAAAGGCAGCGACC ACCTAAATCAGCTGACTGAGATCATGAAAATCACAGGAACACCGACCCAGGAATTTGCATCAAAACTAGAATCTGATGAC GCCAAAGGCTACGTCAAAAGCCTTCAAAAAGTGGAGAAGAAAGACCTTCAGAATGTGTTTCCTACAACTAATCCACAAG CCGTGTCCGTGCTGGAGCGCATGTTGTTGCTCGACCCCGAGAGCAGGGTAACCGCTGCAGAGGCGCTCGCGATGCCGTACTTCTCCGAGTTCAGAGaaccggaggaggagacggcagCGCAGCCGTACGACAACTCGTCAGACAACGCGGACCAGTCCTTGGACCTGTGGAAAC GTCACACCTTCACGGAGATCTTAACTTTTAAACCGGTTGTGCCAGATTCCAAGGAAACTGcactgtga
- the mapk12a gene encoding mitogen-activated protein kinase 12 isoform X1: MSKRVRPGYYRQDVNKTSWEVPERYRELNQVGTGAYGAVCSAVDSRTGTKVAIKKLYRPFQSELFAKRAYRELRLLKHMKHENVIGLFDVFTADLSLDRFHDFYLVMPFMGTDLGKVMKLQRLSEEKIQYLVYQMLKGLKYIHSAGIIHRDLKPGNLAINQDCELKILDFGLARQADIEMTGYVVTRWYRAPEVILSWMHYTQTVDIWSVGCIMAEMLQGKPIFKGSDHLNQLTEIMKITGTPTQEFASKLESDDAKGYVKSLQKVEKKDLQNVFPTTNPQAVSVLERMLLLDPESRVTAAEALAMPYFSEFREPEEETAAQPYDNSSDNADQSLDLWKRHTFTEILTFKPVVPDSKETAL; this comes from the exons ATGTCCAAGCGAGTCCGACCCGGCTATTACCGCCAGGACGTCAACAAAACCTCATGGGAAGTACCGGAGCGGTACCGGGAGCTGAATCAGGTGGGGACGGGGGCGTACGGGGCGGTATG CTCGGCGGTGGACTCCAGGACAGGAACCAAAGTGGCGATCAAGAAGCTGTACAGACCTTTCCAGTCGGAGCTCTTCGCCAAGCGGGCCTACAGGGAGCTGAGGCTGCTCaagcacatgaaacatgaaaac GTGATTGGCCTCTTTGATGTTTTCACTGCTGACCTCTCTCTGGATAGATTCCATGATTT TTATCTGGTGATGCCATTCATGGGGACGGATCTGGGGAAGGTGATGAAGCTGCAGCGGCTGTCTGAAGAGAAGATTCAGTATTTAGTTTATCAGATGCTCAAAGGGCTCAAG TATATACATTCTGCAGGAATAATTCACAGG GACCTCAAACCAGGAAATCTTGCCATCAACCAAGACTGTGAGCTCAAG ATCTTGGACTTTGGTTTGGCGCGGCAAGCAGACATCGAGATGACCGGGTATGTGGTGACCCGCTGGTACAGAGCCCCGGAGGTCATCCTGAGCTGGATGCACTACACGCAGACGG TGGACATTTGGTCTGTGGGCTGCATCATGGCAGAGATGCTGCAAGGAAAACCCATTTTTAAAGGCAGCGACC ACCTAAATCAGCTGACTGAGATCATGAAAATCACAGGAACACCGACCCAGGAATTTGCATCAAAACTAGAATCTGATGAC GCCAAAGGCTACGTCAAAAGCCTTCAAAAAGTGGAGAAGAAAGACCTTCAGAATGTGTTTCCTACAACTAATCCACAAG CCGTGTCCGTGCTGGAGCGCATGTTGTTGCTCGACCCCGAGAGCAGGGTAACCGCTGCAGAGGCGCTCGCGATGCCGTACTTCTCCGAGTTCAGAGaaccggaggaggagacggcagCGCAGCCGTACGACAACTCGTCAGACAACGCGGACCAGTCCTTGGACCTGTGGAAAC GTCACACCTTCACGGAGATCTTAACTTTTAAACCGGTTGTGCCAGATTCCAAGGAAACTGcactgtga
- the selenoo1 gene encoding selenoprotein O1, whose protein sequence is MAYLGPRLGPSRIFVPGVSAFRRLGTVGMADMGLATSRSPLERLHFDNVALRRLPVDSSEEAGPRQVKGACFSRGKPQPLAKPRFVCVSHAAVALLGLSGEEVASDPLGPEYLSGSRVLPGSEPAAHCYCGHQFGQFAGQLGDGAAYYLGEVKVPPGQDPELLRENPSGRWEIQVKGAGLTPYSRQADGRKVLRSSIREFLCSEVMHFLGVPTTRAGSVVTSDSKVVRDVYYTGNPRLERCSVVVRIAPTFLRFGSFEIFKRADEHTDRQGPSCGRDEIRGQMMDYVIEMFYPHIQQNHPDRVERNVAFFREVMLRTARLVAQWQCVGFCHGVLNTDNMSILGLTLDYGPYGFMDRFDPDFICNASDNSGRYSYQAQPAICRWNLVKLAEALAPELPPDRAEAVMDEYLDLYNGFYLENMRKKLGLLKKDEPEDEILITELLQSMHNTGADFTNTFRSLSQISCPTEGESEGDEEPVKKATDLLLEQCASLEELKAANKPTMDPRELAMLHSMAQSNPALFQMISDRTTIAKQLDRLRKLNDLIETGQEELRAKQAEEWSRWITRYRKRLARELHGQSDVQAAQEERVRVMDGTNPRVVLRNYIAQNAIEAAESGDFSEVQRVLTVLEKPFSLQPGLEQSAWAGGGEATKQGERDEGEERQQEAASASTARNPVPYDSRPPAWAHDICVTUSS, encoded by the exons ATGGCTTATCTAGGACCTCGGCTGGGCCCGTCACGCATCTTCGTCCCCGGTGTGTCCGCCTTCAGACGCCTCGGTACGGTCGGGATGGCCGACATGGGTCTCGCGACCAGTCGTTCCCCGCTGGAGCGGCTCCACTTCGACAACGTCGCCCTCAGGAGACTCCCCGTGGACTCGTCCGAGGAGGCCGGGCCGCGCCAGGTGAAAGGAGCGTGTTTCTCGCGAGGGAAGCCGCAGCCGCTGGCGAAGCCCCGGTTCGTGTGCGTGTCGCACGCGGCGGTGGCGCTGCTGGGGCTCAGCGGGGAGGAGGTTGCGAGCGATCCGCTCGGGCCAGAGTACCTCAGCGGATCCAGAGTCCTGCCTGGATCCGAGCCCGCTGCTCACTGCTACTGCGGCCACCAGTTCGGACAGTTCGCCGGGCAGCTGGGCGACGGGGCGGCTTATTACCTCGGGGAGGTGAAGGTGCCTCCCGGACAAGATCCCGAACTGCTCCGGGAAAACCCGAGCGGCCGGTGGGAGATTCAGGTGAAAGGAGCTGGATTGACTCCTTATTCCAG ACAAGCGGATGGTCGTAAGGTCCTGCGCTCCAGCATAAGAGAGTTCCTGTGCAGCGAGGTGATGCACTTCCTGGGTGTCCCCACCACCAGAGCCGGCTCCGTCGTGACCTCCGACAGCAAGGTCGTACGAGATGTCTACTACACTGGGAATCCTCGCCTCGAGAGATGCTCCGTGGTCGTCCGTATTGCTCCCACCTTCCTCAG GTTTGGATCCTTTGAGATCTTCAAGCGGGCCGACGAGCACACAGACCGTCAGGGTCCCAGCTGTGGACGGGATGAGATCCGAGGTCAGATGATGGATTATGTCATTGAGATGTTTTACCCTCACATCCAGCAGAATCACCCAGATAGGGTGGAGAGGAACGTGGCTTTCTTCAGAGAG GTGATGCTCCGCACGGCTCGCCTCGTGGCCCAGTGGCAGTGTGTGGGTTTCTGCCATGGAGTCCTGAACACAGACAACATGAGCATCCTGGGACTCACGCTGGACTACGGTCCATATGGCTTCATGGACAG ATTTGATCCGGATTTCATTTGCAACGCCTCCGACAACTCCGGCCGGTACTCCTACCAGGCCCAGCCGGCGATCTGCAGGTGGAACCTGGTGAAGCTGGCGGAGGCTCTTGCTCCGGAGCTGCCGCCGGACCGGGCGGAGGCCGTCATGGACGAGTACCTGGATCTGTATAACGGCTTCTACCtggagaacatgaggaagaaGCTGGGCTTATTGAAGAAAGACGAGCCAGAGGACGAGATCCTGATCACCGAGCTGCTGCAGTCCATGCACAACACCG GAGCTGACTTCACCAACACCTTCCGCAGCTTGAGTCAGATTTCATGTCCCACTGAGGGGGaaagtgaaggagacgaggagcccGTCAAGAAAGCCACAGACCTCCTGCTGGAGCAGTGCGCCTCCTTGGAGGAGCTCAAGGCCGCAAACAAGCCCACCATGGATCCACG CGAGCTGGCGATGCTGCACTCTATGGCTCAGAGCAACCCGGCTCTGTTCCAGATGATCTCAGACAGGACGACAATTGCGAAGCAGTTAGACCGACTCCGCAAACTGAATGACCTGATCGAGACCGGCCAGGAAGAGCTGAGAGCCAAACAGGCAGAGGAGTGGAGCCGCTGGATCACACGCTATAG GAAGCGCCTGGCTCGAGAGCTCCATGGCCAGAGCGATGTGCAGGCCGCgcaggaggagagggtgagggtGATGGACGGCACCAACCCCCGCGTGGTGCTCAGGAACTACATTGCCCAGAATGCAATTGAGGCTGCTGAGAGCGGAGACTTCTCTGAG GTCCAGCGAGTCCTAACGGTTCTGGAGAAGCCGTTCTCGCTGCAGCCGGGTCTGGAGCAGTCTGCGTGGGCGGGCGGCGGCGAGGCCACCaagcagggagagagggatgaaggagaggaacgacaGCAAGAGGCGGCGTCTGCATCCACAGCCAGAAATCCTGTTCCCTACGACAGCAGGCCCCCAGCTTGGGCCCACGACATCTGTGTCACATGATCCTCGTAA